One stretch of Roseimicrobium sp. ORNL1 DNA includes these proteins:
- a CDS encoding alpha/beta fold hydrolase: MSEATPFRTVELSEPSLTEPGLRFATVKSPALKRRADVTFYIPEGAPDKKPLPLVLLLHGVYGSHWAWALKGAAHRVLQKLIKSGECEPMMLAMPSDGLWGDGSGYLHHQDADYAKWIVEEVPALAAHVEPRVTRSPRFISGLSMGGYGALRLGTLFAEKFAGISAHSSITDFRQMEGFVEESVDAFKLSPDEEPGVFEAMLHRRGKLPPLRFDCGTEDDLIEYNRVLHADLLHEGIPHVYEEYPGAHTWEYWTEHVADTFRFFTTILRTGGKVSA; this comes from the coding sequence ATGAGCGAGGCCACACCATTCCGCACCGTCGAACTTTCGGAGCCTTCGCTCACCGAGCCGGGTTTGCGTTTCGCGACTGTGAAGTCACCGGCCCTGAAGCGGCGGGCGGACGTGACCTTCTACATTCCGGAAGGCGCACCGGACAAAAAGCCGCTTCCCCTGGTGCTGCTGCTTCACGGCGTCTACGGCAGCCACTGGGCCTGGGCACTCAAAGGCGCCGCGCATCGCGTGCTGCAAAAGCTCATCAAGTCCGGCGAATGCGAGCCCATGATGCTCGCCATGCCCTCCGACGGTCTCTGGGGGGATGGCTCTGGATACCTGCACCATCAGGACGCGGACTATGCGAAGTGGATAGTGGAAGAAGTGCCCGCCCTCGCCGCTCACGTGGAGCCGCGCGTCACGCGGTCGCCGCGTTTCATCAGTGGCCTGAGCATGGGTGGCTACGGCGCCTTGCGGCTGGGGACACTCTTCGCGGAAAAGTTCGCAGGCATCAGCGCCCACAGCAGCATCACGGACTTCCGCCAGATGGAGGGCTTCGTGGAGGAATCCGTGGATGCATTCAAGCTCTCTCCAGATGAGGAGCCGGGCGTCTTCGAGGCCATGCTGCACCGTCGCGGAAAGCTTCCTCCGCTGCGCTTCGACTGCGGCACGGAGGATGACCTCATTGAGTACAATCGCGTGCTGCACGCCGACCTCCTGCACGAGGGCATTCCCCATGTGTACGAGGAGTACCCCGGAGCCCACACCTGGGAGTACTGGACGGAGCACGTGGCGGACACGTTTCGCTTCTTCACCACCATCCTCAGGACCGGCGGAAAGGTCTCAGCCTGA
- a CDS encoding phosphopantothenoylcysteine decarboxylase — protein sequence MHLLITAGPTREALDPVRFLSNRSSGKMGYALAEAAKEAGYEVTLVSGPVALAAPEGVHLVKVESAQQMWEAVQSFCKASAPHIAIHAAAVADYRAKTVQSQKIKKHDETLTLELERTPDVLGSMRTVFGYQGFLVGFAAETEHLVENAMAKLQRKGCDLVIANDVSRADTGFDSAENEVILCFPSGNTEPLPKQSKRSLAREIIRRVAKLAAEKTHP from the coding sequence ATGCACCTCCTCATCACCGCAGGACCCACACGCGAGGCATTGGATCCCGTGCGGTTCCTTTCCAACCGCTCCTCCGGCAAGATGGGCTATGCGCTCGCGGAAGCAGCGAAGGAAGCGGGGTATGAGGTCACCTTGGTAAGTGGGCCCGTGGCACTTGCCGCACCAGAAGGCGTGCACCTCGTGAAGGTGGAATCCGCCCAGCAGATGTGGGAGGCCGTGCAGTCATTCTGCAAGGCCAGCGCACCGCATATCGCCATTCACGCCGCTGCCGTGGCCGACTACCGGGCCAAGACGGTGCAGAGCCAGAAGATCAAGAAGCATGACGAAACCCTCACGCTGGAACTGGAGCGCACCCCGGATGTACTCGGCTCCATGAGGACGGTGTTTGGGTACCAGGGCTTTCTGGTCGGCTTTGCCGCGGAAACGGAGCACCTCGTGGAGAACGCCATGGCCAAGCTCCAGCGCAAGGGCTGCGACCTTGTGATTGCCAACGATGTCAGCCGGGCGGACACAGGGTTTGACAGCGCGGAAAACGAAGTCATTCTCTGCTTCCCTTCCGGGAATACCGAACCGCTTCCCAAGCAATCAAAACGTTCGCTGGCCCGCGAAATCATCCGGAGGGTCGCGAAGCTGGCAGCGGAAAAAACGCATCCATGA
- a CDS encoding SDR family oxidoreductase, whose amino-acid sequence MILRDKVAVVTGAARGIGFALCEELARAGMKVAMADVDAEALASAVEMVGMDDLLPLTCDVTKQSEVRELAEEVEAKHGPIAVWINNAGLARHRWIPDYTEEEIDLMLDVNLKGTILGSQEALRRMLTRKSGHIVNVISTASLRGIPSETVYCAAKWGVRGFTQGLQEEAAAHGVRVTAVLPGGVDTAFWDGASDRKAPVEKFLTPRHVADAILKVLEMDDWCVTRELVLRSMADSDFSVKPQ is encoded by the coding sequence ATGATTCTCCGGGACAAGGTAGCTGTAGTGACAGGGGCAGCGCGTGGCATCGGCTTCGCGCTTTGTGAGGAACTGGCACGCGCCGGCATGAAAGTGGCCATGGCAGACGTGGATGCCGAGGCCCTGGCCTCCGCTGTCGAAATGGTGGGCATGGATGACCTGCTCCCCCTGACCTGCGATGTGACCAAACAGTCCGAAGTACGCGAACTCGCCGAGGAAGTGGAGGCAAAGCACGGCCCCATCGCCGTGTGGATCAACAACGCCGGCCTCGCTCGCCACCGCTGGATTCCGGATTACACCGAAGAGGAAATCGACCTCATGCTGGATGTGAACCTCAAAGGCACCATCCTCGGCTCCCAGGAAGCCCTGCGCCGCATGCTGACCCGCAAGTCCGGCCACATTGTGAATGTGATCTCCACCGCAAGCCTGCGTGGCATCCCCAGCGAAACGGTCTATTGCGCGGCCAAGTGGGGCGTGCGCGGCTTCACGCAGGGCCTGCAGGAGGAGGCAGCCGCCCATGGCGTGCGCGTCACCGCTGTGCTACCGGGAGGCGTGGATACCGCTTTCTGGGACGGAGCTTCTGACCGCAAGGCGCCGGTGGAAAAATTCCTCACTCCACGACACGTGGCGGATGCGATCCTCAAGGTGCTGGAAATGGACGACTGGTGCGTGACGCGCGAACTCGTGCTGCGCAGCATGGCGGACAGTGATTTCTCCGTGAAACCTCAATAG
- the ispF gene encoding 2-C-methyl-D-erythritol 2,4-cyclodiphosphate synthase produces MTRVGIGYDVHQYAEGRAFILGGVEIPHAKGLKGHSDADVLSHAIADAVLGALGEPDIGYWFPPSDASIEGISSLKILEKVAEIARSKGASIENVDSTVIAEAPKVRPHAAAMKERIGAALGISPDRVGVKATTNERLGFVGREEGVAAMAVACISLAPSAA; encoded by the coding sequence ATGACCCGCGTAGGCATCGGTTACGACGTTCATCAATATGCAGAAGGCCGCGCCTTCATCCTCGGTGGCGTGGAGATTCCCCATGCCAAAGGCTTGAAGGGCCACTCGGATGCGGATGTGCTCAGCCATGCCATCGCGGATGCTGTGCTCGGAGCCCTCGGTGAGCCGGACATCGGCTATTGGTTTCCCCCTTCGGATGCCAGCATTGAGGGCATCAGCAGCCTGAAGATTCTGGAGAAAGTCGCGGAGATTGCTCGGAGCAAAGGCGCCAGTATTGAGAACGTGGACAGCACGGTGATCGCGGAAGCGCCGAAGGTAAGGCCTCACGCTGCCGCCATGAAGGAACGCATCGGTGCTGCGCTTGGCATTTCGCCAGATCGCGTGGGTGTCAAGGCGACCACGAATGAGCGCCTCGGCTTCGTAGGACGCGAGGAAGGCGTGGCCGCCATGGCGGTGGCCTGCATCTCGCTCGCGCCATCTGCAGCCTAG
- a CDS encoding addiction module protein, whose product MNVVLPLSEMTTAEKMALIETIWEDIEKNSEELEMPAWHAEVLAGVEQRIASGEEEIRDWEDVKKELFAKFQ is encoded by the coding sequence ATGAACGTCGTTCTTCCGCTGTCTGAAATGACTACCGCCGAGAAGATGGCTCTGATAGAGACCATCTGGGAGGATATTGAGAAGAACTCCGAGGAATTGGAAATGCCAGCGTGGCACGCGGAGGTACTTGCCGGCGTCGAGCAGCGCATTGCCAGTGGCGAGGAAGAGATCAGGGATTGGGAAGATGTTAAAAAGGAACTCTTCGCCAAGTTCCAATGA
- a CDS encoding inositol monophosphatase family protein, protein MSSLLNVAIEAAQAAGQLQREHFGSDLSVNEMLQYDIKLELDVRSQQIITDIILKHFPDHAVLGEEGSDGNLQSTTEWIVDPIDGTVNYFYGIPHFCVSIGVKEKGELVAGVIYDPIQKETWAIEKGSKPTLNGKPIRTSSRAHLADAVVTVGFSKSREAIEASFDRYKRISVAVRKTRMLGSAALALAYIACGRLDAYVEEQLSEWDIAAGKLLLIEAGGEFIEQPSRTHEGKLFICATNGKVDLTEFL, encoded by the coding sequence ATGAGTTCCTTGTTGAATGTCGCCATCGAAGCCGCGCAAGCCGCCGGCCAACTGCAACGTGAGCACTTCGGCTCGGACCTCTCCGTGAATGAGATGCTGCAGTACGACATCAAGCTGGAGCTCGATGTGCGCAGCCAGCAGATCATCACGGACATCATCCTGAAGCACTTCCCAGATCACGCCGTGCTGGGTGAGGAAGGCAGCGACGGGAATCTTCAGAGCACCACCGAGTGGATCGTGGATCCCATCGATGGCACGGTGAACTACTTCTACGGCATCCCACACTTCTGCGTCTCCATCGGCGTGAAGGAGAAGGGCGAACTCGTCGCCGGTGTCATCTACGATCCCATCCAGAAGGAAACTTGGGCCATCGAGAAGGGCAGCAAGCCCACGCTCAATGGCAAACCCATCCGCACCAGTTCCCGTGCGCATCTCGCCGATGCCGTGGTGACCGTCGGCTTCTCCAAGAGCCGCGAAGCCATCGAAGCCAGCTTCGACCGCTACAAGCGCATCTCCGTGGCCGTGCGCAAGACCCGCATGCTCGGCAGCGCCGCTCTGGCCCTGGCCTACATCGCCTGCGGACGCCTTGATGCCTATGTCGAGGAACAGCTCAGCGAATGGGACATCGCCGCAGGCAAGCTGCTCCTGATCGAAGCCGGTGGCGAATTCATCGAACAGCCCAGCCGCACCCACGAGGGCAAGCTCTTCATCTGCGCCACGAACGGCAAGGTTGATCTCACGGAGTTTCTTTGA
- a CDS encoding type II toxin-antitoxin system RelE/ParE family toxin, protein MKVAIANTATFHIEEACEFYDNQESGAGRYFLQCLAEDLDRLATLGGVHSKRLKHYHKTNCSHHPFAIYYTIDGETVTIKAVLDSRKNPVAVRRILSRIKRQNS, encoded by the coding sequence ATGAAAGTTGCGATCGCCAATACGGCGACTTTTCACATCGAGGAGGCCTGCGAGTTCTACGATAATCAGGAATCTGGCGCTGGGAGATATTTTCTTCAGTGCCTTGCAGAAGACCTTGATCGACTAGCGACCTTGGGTGGCGTGCACTCAAAGCGACTCAAACACTACCACAAGACCAATTGTTCTCATCATCCATTCGCCATCTACTACACGATTGATGGCGAAACGGTAACCATCAAGGCCGTGCTCGATAGCCGCAAGAACCCTGTCGCTGTCCGCAGAATCCTTTCACGCATCAAACGACAAAATTCATGA
- a CDS encoding flavoprotein, protein MKHILLGVTGSIAAYKAADLASQLVKQGCKVTCVMTKDSQQFITPLTLQVLSKQPVVTDLFDEKESWRPTHIGLADSANLLLIAPASANVLAAMAHGLANDALTTIALATRAPVLVAPAMNGKMWAHPATQKNVETLKSWGHHFIGPDDGMLACGYEGSGRLWPVEGVVARAMEVLEGRAA, encoded by the coding sequence ATGAAACACATCCTCCTCGGCGTCACCGGCTCCATTGCCGCGTACAAGGCAGCAGACCTCGCCAGCCAGCTCGTGAAGCAGGGCTGCAAGGTCACCTGCGTGATGACGAAGGACTCGCAGCAATTCATCACGCCGCTCACCCTGCAGGTGCTCTCAAAGCAGCCGGTGGTGACCGACCTCTTCGATGAAAAGGAGAGCTGGCGGCCCACGCACATTGGTCTCGCGGACAGCGCCAACCTGCTGCTCATCGCGCCCGCTTCGGCGAATGTACTCGCCGCCATGGCTCATGGACTGGCGAATGATGCCCTCACCACCATAGCGCTGGCCACGCGCGCTCCGGTGCTCGTTGCACCTGCCATGAATGGCAAAATGTGGGCGCACCCTGCCACGCAGAAGAACGTGGAAACGCTCAAGTCCTGGGGGCACCATTTCATCGGTCCAGATGACGGCATGCTCGCGTGCGGTTATGAAGGCAGCGGTCGCCTCTGGCCCGTGGAGGGCGTGGTGGCGAGGGCAATGGAAGTGCTGGAAGGAAGAGCGGCCTGA
- a CDS encoding class I SAM-dependent methyltransferase, whose amino-acid sequence MPAVPSESTSGQILARDWRDYELLDTGDGMKLERWGEYVLARPDPQVIWPRSGEWKQWDAWYHRSDKGGGRWEYRRKLPTAWNIKYGGLTFKISPTGFKHTGLFPEQAVNWDWCSGLIRQAKSKAKDRELSVLNLFGYTGAATVAAAAAGASVCHVDAAKGMVEWCGENARLSGLGKAPIRYIVDDCMAYVRREIRRGRKYDGLIMDPPSYGHGAAGEVWKMEAHLWPLLEECKKLLSDEPIFFLVNAYTTGLSPTALGNVMTQLLGPTGGKLATGEVGLPITRGGLTLPCGIYGRWSW is encoded by the coding sequence ATGCCCGCCGTTCCTTCAGAATCCACCAGTGGTCAAATCCTCGCCCGCGACTGGCGCGACTACGAACTGCTGGATACCGGAGACGGCATGAAGCTGGAGCGCTGGGGCGAGTATGTACTGGCGCGTCCTGACCCCCAAGTCATCTGGCCGCGCAGCGGCGAGTGGAAGCAATGGGACGCCTGGTACCACCGCAGTGACAAGGGTGGGGGACGCTGGGAGTATCGGCGGAAGCTGCCGACTGCGTGGAATATCAAGTATGGCGGGCTGACCTTCAAAATTTCGCCCACCGGATTCAAGCACACCGGCCTCTTCCCGGAGCAGGCGGTGAACTGGGACTGGTGCAGCGGCCTGATTCGCCAGGCCAAATCAAAGGCAAAAGACCGTGAACTGTCCGTGCTCAACCTCTTCGGCTACACCGGCGCCGCCACCGTGGCAGCGGCTGCTGCAGGAGCGAGCGTGTGCCACGTGGATGCCGCGAAAGGCATGGTGGAGTGGTGCGGTGAGAACGCGCGCCTCAGCGGTCTGGGCAAGGCTCCCATCCGCTACATCGTGGATGACTGCATGGCCTACGTGCGCCGCGAGATTCGCCGTGGCCGGAAGTATGACGGCCTCATCATGGACCCGCCGAGCTATGGCCACGGAGCAGCCGGGGAGGTGTGGAAAATGGAAGCACACCTCTGGCCCTTGCTGGAGGAGTGCAAGAAGCTGCTTTCGGATGAGCCCATCTTCTTCCTGGTGAACGCTTACACGACTGGCCTGTCACCCACGGCACTGGGAAATGTCATGACGCAGTTGCTGGGCCCGACGGGTGGAAAGCTGGCGACCGGTGAGGTGGGATTGCCGATCACGCGGGGTGGGTTGACGCTGCCTTGTGGGATTTATGGGCGGTGGTCGTGGTAA
- a CDS encoding DUF4537 domain-containing protein, with translation MKTIRALGVTLMAVSMTFASTVLAGPGGQIGVGNRVAAMWSNGGYFLGTVTEIEGDRYNILFEDGDRLAVNSANVVALREDMPFSVGDRVVAAWKGISMYPGVVTKVHAKSCMVGWDDGDEPLLVAKDKIFHADKAVAATTAATAFNVGDHVTAMWRDSRYYPGIVTEVRGSQCLIKWDDGDEPLFVLQEHIRSLSNAPSASLNVGDHVLATWKDGHKYPGVIAEARGDLFLIRWDDGDEPMLVAKDKILPFPQQQVQLLPGATPTRQESNREH, from the coding sequence ATGAAAACGATTCGGGCGCTTGGGGTGACCTTGATGGCGGTTTCAATGACGTTTGCCAGCACCGTGCTGGCAGGACCCGGTGGCCAGATTGGCGTCGGGAATCGGGTGGCTGCGATGTGGAGCAATGGTGGCTATTTCCTCGGCACGGTGACGGAGATCGAAGGCGACCGTTATAACATCCTTTTTGAAGATGGAGATCGGTTGGCGGTGAACTCCGCAAATGTGGTCGCGCTTCGCGAGGACATGCCTTTCTCAGTAGGCGATCGCGTAGTCGCAGCATGGAAGGGCATCTCCATGTACCCCGGTGTGGTGACCAAGGTGCATGCGAAATCCTGCATGGTGGGATGGGATGACGGAGATGAGCCTCTGCTCGTGGCGAAGGACAAGATCTTCCACGCGGACAAGGCGGTGGCGGCGACGACGGCAGCAACTGCCTTCAATGTGGGCGATCATGTGACCGCCATGTGGAGGGATTCACGCTACTATCCTGGCATCGTGACCGAGGTTCGCGGCAGCCAGTGCCTCATCAAATGGGACGATGGCGACGAGCCTCTCTTTGTCCTCCAAGAGCACATCCGTTCGCTGTCGAATGCTCCGTCAGCATCACTGAACGTGGGTGACCACGTCCTCGCCACCTGGAAGGATGGTCACAAGTACCCGGGCGTCATCGCTGAGGCTCGTGGGGACTTGTTCCTCATCAGGTGGGACGATGGCGATGAGCCCATGCTGGTGGCGAAGGACAAGATTCTTCCCTTCCCTCAGCAGCAGGTGCAATTGCTCCCAGGCGCGACCCCTACACGGCAGGAGTCAAATAGAGAGCACTAG